One Endozoicomonas gorgoniicola DNA window includes the following coding sequences:
- a CDS encoding peptidylprolyl isomerase has translation MVVLHTNFGDIKLELDADKAPKTTANFEEYVKSGHFDGTIFHRIIDGFMIQGGGFEPGMVQKSTNAPIENEADNGLKNDRYTVAMARTMDPHSASSQFFINVADNGFLNHTGKTQDGWGYCVFGKVTEGTGVVDKIKGAKTTFRAGHQDVPVEDVVIESAELV, from the coding sequence ATGGTTGTACTGCATACCAATTTCGGCGACATCAAGCTGGAACTGGACGCTGATAAAGCGCCTAAAACGACTGCAAACTTCGAAGAATATGTGAAGAGCGGTCATTTCGACGGCACAATCTTTCATCGCATCATTGACGGATTTATGATTCAGGGTGGTGGTTTTGAGCCAGGCATGGTTCAGAAGTCTACCAATGCTCCTATTGAAAACGAAGCAGACAACGGCCTGAAGAACGACCGTTACACCGTTGCCATGGCTCGCACCATGGACCCACATTCTGCTTCCAGCCAGTTTTTCATCAACGTTGCCGACAATGGCTTCCTGAACCACACCGGCAAAACACAGGACGGCTGGGGCTACTGCGTATTTGGCAAGGTCACTGAAGGTACCGGAGTCGTTGACAAGATCAAGGGCGCGAAAACCACTTTCCGGGCTGGTCATCAGGACGTACCGGTTGAGGACGTGGTGATCGAGTCTGCGGAACTGGTGTAA
- a CDS encoding UDP-2,3-diacylglucosamine diphosphatase yields the protein MQAQFISDLHLTPERPDIARAFLRFMDEQAPKAATLYILGDFFEYWVGDDAMEPFHQEIADKLRHYTDAGHQLFFMPGNRDFAVGRGFLKQTRAQWLQDPCTIELNGEKVLLMHGDLLCTDDEQYQKYRKRIRHPLVLGFLRLLPLSYRKKLAARIRANSQKAKSGKSLEIMDVNRDEVVRVMEQYGVKTLIHGHTHRPDTHAVTLSTGTGQRIVLGDWDKCGWVLPGDSDLHQQRFSL from the coding sequence ATGCAGGCGCAGTTCATTTCCGACCTGCACCTGACACCCGAGCGCCCGGACATAGCCCGGGCGTTTTTGCGCTTTATGGATGAACAGGCTCCGAAAGCCGCCACCCTTTACATTCTTGGAGATTTTTTCGAGTACTGGGTGGGAGACGATGCCATGGAGCCTTTCCACCAGGAAATCGCAGATAAGCTCAGGCACTACACCGACGCAGGTCATCAACTCTTCTTTATGCCCGGCAACCGTGATTTTGCAGTGGGACGTGGCTTCCTGAAGCAAACCCGCGCCCAGTGGTTACAAGACCCCTGCACCATTGAACTAAACGGTGAGAAAGTCCTGCTGATGCACGGCGACCTGCTATGTACGGATGATGAACAATACCAGAAATACCGTAAGCGTATTCGTCACCCTCTGGTTTTAGGCTTTCTACGGCTTCTGCCACTGAGCTACCGCAAGAAGCTCGCTGCCAGAATTCGCGCCAACAGCCAAAAGGCAAAGTCCGGCAAAAGCCTTGAAATCATGGATGTGAACCGTGATGAAGTGGTGAGGGTCATGGAGCAATACGGGGTAAAAACCCTGATTCATGGTCATACCCATCGCCCCGATACTCACGCTGTAACATTATCCACCGGCACTGGACAACGCATTGTACTGGGCGACTGGGATAAGTGTGGCTGGGTGCTACCTGGCGACAGCGATTTACACCAGCAACGTTTCAGTCTTTGA
- the miaE gene encoding tRNA-(ms[2]io[6]A)-hydroxylase, whose protein sequence is MLRDELSAPLSDLFPELAAFLLCRTPDVWVDKALEHQDILLIDHANCEKKAASTALNLMFRYVHHEDLLHKMSRLAREELLHFEQVMALMKKRTIRYRQVSASRYPGLMREQVRKHEPEQLVDILICGAFIEARSCERFHKLAFHVDDELAKFYRSLLLSEGRHFMDYLTLAESIAQTDISDRIAVFAAIDRKAVESGDQQFRFHSGRPD, encoded by the coding sequence ATGTTAAGAGATGAGCTGTCTGCCCCACTGTCTGACCTGTTTCCGGAACTGGCTGCTTTTTTGTTGTGCAGAACGCCTGATGTCTGGGTAGACAAAGCTTTAGAACATCAGGATATCTTATTGATAGATCATGCAAACTGTGAAAAAAAAGCGGCTTCCACAGCACTGAATCTGATGTTCCGGTATGTTCACCATGAAGACCTGCTGCACAAAATGTCCCGGCTGGCGCGGGAAGAGTTACTGCATTTTGAGCAGGTGATGGCGTTGATGAAAAAGCGAACTATTCGCTACCGGCAGGTTTCAGCCTCACGCTATCCGGGGCTGATGCGTGAGCAGGTGCGTAAACACGAACCAGAGCAACTGGTGGATATTCTGATTTGTGGAGCGTTTATTGAAGCCCGCTCCTGCGAGCGTTTTCACAAGCTGGCTTTTCATGTGGATGATGAACTGGCAAAGTTTTACCGCTCCCTACTGCTGTCGGAGGGGCGACATTTTATGGATTACCTGACGCTGGCTGAAAGCATTGCTCAAACGGATATCTCAGACCGGATTGCGGTGTTTGCTGCTATTGACCGTAAGGCTGTTGAATCTGGCGACCAGCAGTTTCGTTTTCACAGCGGCAGGCCTGATTAA
- a CDS encoding YheU family protein, with protein MIVPFGMINKETLRNLLEEFVMPILSTHSKRRDLQVSKVKLSSIVISLILITCPLSASDSGSDELMTVKLYAALAAYNLAPQLANSFVSEIMIFFDAAPNDFIQFLQDASSLIIGYSPGDGGGVNVHTVGFDPTTVGQIIMLQH; from the coding sequence ATGATTGTTCCATTTGGCATGATTAACAAGGAAACCCTTCGTAATCTGTTAGAAGAGTTTGTTATGCCTATACTGTCAACACACTCCAAACGACGAGACTTGCAAGTGTCGAAAGTAAAATTATCTTCGATTGTTATAAGTTTAATTCTAATAACCTGCCCTCTCTCTGCCTCAGATTCAGGTTCAGATGAACTAATGACAGTTAAGCTATATGCTGCATTGGCAGCATATAATCTGGCGCCACAGCTTGCTAATAGTTTTGTTTCTGAAATCATGATTTTTTTCGATGCTGCCCCAAACGACTTTATTCAATTTCTCCAGGATGCGTCTAGTTTAATTATTGGTTATAGTCCTGGCGATGGTGGGGGGGTCAATGTTCATACAGTAGGCTTTGATCCAACTACAGTGGGACAGATTATTATGCTTCAACATTAG
- a CDS encoding IS1-like element transposase has product MKMCSTPVHCPKCGGNDVKSFGYSVHNVPRYFCCNAECETKSFMLEYRYKAYEPGVKEKVVDMAINGGGIRDTSRVLGINKKTVINTLKKRERLSSS; this is encoded by the coding sequence ATGAAAATGTGCTCCACACCAGTTCACTGCCCGAAATGTGGCGGTAATGATGTTAAAAGCTTTGGTTACAGTGTTCATAATGTTCCTCGCTACTTTTGCTGTAATGCTGAATGTGAAACCAAGTCCTTTATGCTTGAGTACCGGTATAAAGCTTATGAGCCAGGCGTTAAAGAAAAAGTCGTCGATATGGCAATTAATGGTGGCGGCATCAGGGATACAAGCAGGGTTTTGGGAATCAATAAAAAAACAGTAATAAACACATTAAAAAAAAGAGAAAGGCTTAGTTCAAGTTAA
- a CDS encoding IS1 family transposase yields MDLGTGAVIHVGRACQEAEIDEQWSYVFEKSNQRWLWHAVDHATNTVLAYVFGKRKDEVFKKLKELLEPFGIKKFYTDDWGAYERNLDESRHIIGKENTQKIERKNLNFRTWIKRLARKTICFSKLEQMHDIVIGLLINKIEFGIDIHEI; encoded by the coding sequence ATGGATCTTGGAACGGGTGCTGTGATTCACGTAGGCCGCGCCTGCCAAGAGGCCGAGATAGATGAACAGTGGTCGTATGTGTTTGAAAAAAGTAACCAGCGTTGGCTTTGGCATGCAGTTGATCATGCGACCAATACTGTTTTGGCTTACGTTTTTGGGAAACGAAAGGATGAGGTTTTCAAAAAACTAAAAGAGCTTCTTGAACCATTTGGTATCAAGAAATTTTATACTGATGATTGGGGAGCCTATGAACGTAATCTCGACGAAAGCAGACACATCATTGGAAAAGAAAATACTCAGAAAATTGAACGTAAAAACCTGAATTTTAGAACTTGGATTAAGCGTCTGGCCAGAAAGACAATATGCTTTTCAAAGTTAGAACAAATGCACGATATTGTTATTGGCCTGTTGATCAACAAAATCGAATTTGGCATTGACATCCATGAAATATAA
- a CDS encoding efflux RND transporter periplasmic adaptor subunit — protein sequence MDSEDYLLMLAKAKANLALSKADMKAKRARVERYRKLKAKNSLSQEQLDNAEAEYQISAFTVDLQELAFEDAQLDLQRTIIMPEADYWVTEKLIEKGDWVQKGQTLYRLENFNKLEAVVYVTENHINRIHPGQSVTIYAEALPSKTFTGEILRVGIKPEASKNSYPIDIIVNNSDGLLRSGFTVDARINVNVEQE from the coding sequence ATCGACAGTGAGGATTACCTGTTGATGCTGGCAAAGGCCAAAGCCAACCTGGCTTTGAGCAAAGCCGACATGAAAGCCAAACGAGCCCGGGTCGAGCGATACCGGAAACTGAAAGCTAAAAACAGTCTGTCACAGGAGCAGTTAGACAACGCTGAAGCTGAATACCAGATCAGTGCTTTCACTGTTGATCTGCAAGAACTGGCCTTTGAGGACGCACAGCTCGACCTGCAAAGAACCATCATCATGCCTGAAGCTGATTACTGGGTGACGGAAAAGCTGATCGAAAAAGGCGACTGGGTGCAAAAAGGGCAAACACTGTATCGCCTGGAAAATTTCAATAAGCTTGAAGCTGTCGTTTATGTTACTGAAAACCACATCAACAGGATTCATCCCGGGCAATCTGTAACTATCTACGCAGAAGCTTTGCCCTCAAAGACATTTACGGGTGAAATTTTGCGCGTAGGTATTAAGCCAGAAGCCAGCAAAAACAGTTACCCTATTGACATTATTGTTAACAATAGTGACGGCCTGTTACGCTCAGGTTTTACTGTGGATGCCCGCATCAATGTAAATGTTGAGCAGGAGTAA
- a CDS encoding efflux RND transporter permease subunit, which yields MKAFLRFFVEQRFFASMVLAMTCVMGIIALFNITLQELPAAKQGETVIITEYPGVSAEEIELEITNRIEKELKTVKGISWYQSISVDGLSEIEILIRDGEDIDLVNQDIRAAVDRVTDLPADLKNAPLVEAENTATFEFFIFSISGDMPYAELREAARQLEKKLRALDGIGKVDTAGYRLREFIVNLDPDRMNSYGINPQTVVDAIARRNQSSSGGIVESWLAEKNLLTLTQVQSAEELEQSIITMLPGGSPLRLKDIAEVRDGFERPSEAFVANGEKGIGFTLFKTESGDILKTVDAVKALLRHESERTGGKLKFSNSLDLSEEISDRFRVVRNNGLIGTILVLAVLLITIQRRLAPWITTSLPVCVFGTVSMLLLFGYSLDSISMSAILLVIGIIVDDSIVVAESIDQKYHQGLPPVEAAVEGYSEVFRPVVTSLLTTLLVFVPMLFMGGDFGATYAILPITIMMALLVSMIDVTLLLPAHLAHAMSGTESHQQKQQNQWFLIIKNRYQQMLGKVLAARYAVVPVVLIAGMCVLYLSLGQLKLDFFPTSAARLLELSIEVQDGTSLDKVTRIQQPLLKLLEETPEVQRYHIRQTTPESTGLIILTPVESRSQSADEVAGMLEDAALTIPGVTDADIKVDAGGPPPPDPLEFRIFGSNDASRLQMARDLKQWLAQQPGVVELEVSDDNRRPQAQILPDYQWLARLGLSVEDINRTLNLAYEGAEASTSWVGDDEVSIKVWLDSKWRNADYLPNLDIPSENGETVPLRRVARVETVMTPRELSHWNGDRSSLVAGDIEDGTNGDDDDDDVESGSEATTSLEDSDVIPNAVDISEKAIAHFNQLADRYPGVRLEAGGEAEMTNAALRGLTSAMLMAMVGIWMIIALLFGSLFQPLLVILIIPFAVVSAATALLLHGQPMSFFAAVGILGLCGVVVNNALVMVDRMNRQSKQATPELMIHSIIEAAGSRLRPILLTSVTTVAGLLPLAYGLGGSDVYMGPMALTLGYGILLTVPVILFLLPCCYLIGQDITIHRLYHRPIGRCFTQ from the coding sequence ATGAAAGCCTTCCTGCGTTTTTTTGTTGAGCAGCGTTTTTTTGCCAGCATGGTACTGGCCATGACCTGTGTTATGGGCATTATTGCGCTGTTCAATATTACCCTTCAGGAATTGCCCGCTGCCAAGCAGGGCGAAACCGTCATTATAACAGAGTACCCCGGTGTCTCTGCTGAAGAGATAGAACTGGAAATTACCAATCGAATTGAAAAGGAGTTAAAAACGGTCAAAGGCATTAGCTGGTATCAATCCATATCAGTAGACGGTCTCTCGGAAATTGAAATCCTTATTCGGGATGGAGAAGACATTGACCTGGTCAACCAGGATATCCGTGCAGCGGTGGACCGTGTGACCGATCTGCCTGCCGACCTGAAAAATGCTCCGTTAGTCGAGGCAGAAAACACAGCTACTTTTGAGTTTTTTATCTTTAGTATCAGTGGCGATATGCCTTATGCAGAGCTGAGAGAAGCAGCCAGGCAACTGGAGAAAAAGCTGAGAGCGCTGGATGGTATTGGTAAAGTTGATACTGCCGGATACCGCCTCAGGGAATTTATCGTAAACCTGGATCCTGACCGCATGAACAGTTATGGGATCAATCCCCAGACCGTGGTGGATGCCATTGCCAGACGAAATCAATCCAGCAGTGGCGGAATCGTAGAGTCCTGGCTGGCGGAGAAAAACCTGCTGACCCTGACCCAGGTTCAATCTGCAGAGGAGCTTGAACAGAGTATTATTACCATGCTGCCCGGCGGCAGCCCCTTGCGACTGAAAGACATTGCCGAGGTAAGAGATGGCTTTGAGCGACCCTCTGAAGCTTTTGTCGCCAATGGCGAGAAAGGGATAGGGTTTACCCTCTTTAAGACTGAGTCCGGCGACATCCTCAAAACCGTTGATGCCGTGAAAGCACTGTTACGCCATGAAAGCGAGCGCACTGGCGGCAAGCTGAAGTTTTCAAACTCTCTGGATTTGTCAGAAGAAATCAGTGACCGGTTCAGAGTCGTGCGTAACAACGGCCTGATCGGTACCATTCTGGTGCTGGCTGTTTTGCTGATCACTATTCAACGCCGCCTGGCCCCGTGGATCACCACCTCACTGCCGGTTTGTGTCTTTGGTACGGTGAGCATGCTGCTGCTGTTTGGCTATTCCCTCGACAGTATCAGCATGTCGGCGATCCTGCTGGTGATTGGTATCATTGTTGATGACTCCATTGTTGTAGCAGAAAGTATCGACCAGAAATACCACCAGGGACTGCCGCCTGTTGAAGCCGCCGTTGAAGGGTATTCTGAAGTTTTCCGCCCTGTTGTAACCAGCCTTCTGACTACACTGCTGGTCTTTGTACCCATGCTGTTTATGGGCGGTGACTTTGGTGCCACCTATGCCATCCTGCCAATCACCATCATGATGGCCCTGCTGGTCTCTATGATTGATGTGACTTTGCTGTTACCTGCGCACCTGGCGCACGCCATGTCAGGTACAGAGTCACACCAGCAAAAACAGCAAAACCAGTGGTTTCTGATCATCAAAAATCGCTATCAACAAATGCTGGGAAAGGTGCTTGCTGCCCGCTACGCTGTTGTCCCGGTGGTTCTCATTGCCGGTATGTGCGTTTTATACCTGAGCCTGGGTCAGTTAAAGCTGGACTTTTTCCCCACCAGTGCAGCAAGGCTTCTTGAGTTAAGCATTGAAGTTCAGGATGGCACCTCTCTGGATAAGGTGACTCGTATTCAACAGCCTCTGCTGAAATTACTGGAAGAAACCCCTGAGGTGCAACGCTATCACATCCGCCAGACAACACCTGAATCCACCGGGCTGATTATTCTGACTCCCGTCGAAAGTCGCTCCCAGTCTGCTGACGAAGTGGCAGGGATGCTGGAAGATGCAGCCCTGACCATCCCCGGGGTCACTGATGCGGACATCAAGGTGGATGCCGGCGGCCCTCCCCCGCCCGACCCTCTTGAGTTTCGGATATTTGGCTCTAATGATGCCAGCCGTCTGCAAATGGCCCGGGATTTAAAACAATGGCTGGCACAACAGCCTGGCGTAGTGGAGCTGGAAGTATCTGACGACAATCGTCGTCCACAGGCGCAAATTCTTCCAGATTATCAGTGGCTGGCCCGTTTGGGTTTGTCCGTTGAGGATATTAATCGCACCCTGAACCTGGCTTATGAAGGCGCTGAAGCGTCCACCAGCTGGGTGGGTGATGACGAAGTGAGCATTAAGGTATGGCTCGACTCAAAATGGCGTAATGCCGACTATCTGCCCAACCTGGATATTCCTTCTGAAAACGGCGAGACAGTGCCGTTGCGAAGGGTCGCCAGGGTAGAAACGGTTATGACACCACGGGAGCTGAGTCATTGGAATGGTGATCGCAGCAGCCTGGTCGCCGGTGATATTGAAGATGGTACTAATGGCGATGATGATGACGATGACGTGGAATCCGGTAGTGAAGCCACTACCAGTCTGGAGGACAGTGATGTTATTCCAAACGCAGTAGATATCTCAGAAAAAGCGATTGCCCATTTCAATCAGCTGGCTGATCGATACCCCGGAGTCCGCCTGGAAGCCGGAGGAGAAGCAGAAATGACCAACGCAGCACTGCGCGGACTCACCAGCGCCATGCTAATGGCCATGGTGGGAATCTGGATGATTATTGCCTTGCTGTTCGGCTCATTGTTCCAGCCTTTGCTGGTCATCTTAATCATTCCTTTTGCGGTGGTTTCAGCCGCAACCGCATTACTGCTGCATGGGCAGCCAATGTCATTCTTTGCCGCTGTGGGTATTTTGGGACTTTGCGGCGTAGTCGTGAATAATGCCCTGGTCATGGTGGATCGAATGAACCGGCAAAGCAAACAGGCAACCCCTGAGCTGATGATCCATTCGATCATTGAAGCAGCAGGATCAAGGCTACGCCCCATTTTACTGACCTCTGTTACTACTGTGGCAGGTTTGCTGCCTTTGGCTTATGGCCTGGGTGGCTCCGATGTATATATGGGACCAATGGCCCTGACACTGGGCTATGGCATTCTGCTCACAGTACCAGTGATACTATTCCTGTTGCCCTGCTGCTACCTGATAGGACAGGATATTACCATTCACCGCTTGTATCACCGCCCGATTGGGCGATGCTTTACGCAGTGA
- a CDS encoding universal stress protein: protein MRGVAKVLVVIDTRKEKQIALNRAIEIARATESELHVLSANPKPSEASREKLEALSSEIRDQGVKVFTQEKWSNSLVDTVIHARQMERCHLVVKDYKPEGGLLSAFSTPNDWNLLRQCRVPVLLVRHDRSYQSSHMLAAVNGDPDDTHHHQLNQAILQNARLTADVYGATLHLATAHPTTMLAIQDHGDGATDKDRYLKHCQEYAHNYGIRPKDIHVRPGPAESLIPELGRELQADLLIVGTQARTGLPAVALGNTAEQLISDIDTDLLVVQPRHHMIPLERELER, encoded by the coding sequence ATGCGAGGAGTTGCAAAAGTACTTGTTGTGATTGATACACGCAAGGAAAAACAGATCGCCCTGAATCGTGCCATTGAAATTGCAAGGGCGACAGAATCAGAGCTTCATGTCCTGTCTGCCAACCCGAAACCATCGGAAGCCTCCAGAGAAAAGCTTGAAGCACTGTCCAGCGAAATCCGTGATCAAGGCGTAAAGGTCTTCACCCAGGAAAAATGGTCAAACAGTCTGGTCGACACCGTTATTCATGCACGACAGATGGAACGCTGCCATCTGGTTGTTAAAGACTATAAGCCTGAAGGTGGCCTGCTCAGTGCGTTTTCTACCCCGAACGACTGGAACCTTCTGCGCCAGTGCCGGGTACCTGTTCTTCTGGTTCGCCATGATCGCAGTTATCAGAGTTCGCACATGCTGGCGGCAGTCAATGGCGACCCTGACGACACGCACCATCACCAGCTGAATCAGGCTATCCTGCAAAACGCCCGACTCACTGCTGATGTTTATGGTGCTACCCTGCATCTGGCTACGGCCCATCCAACCACAATGCTCGCTATCCAGGACCATGGCGATGGGGCGACGGATAAAGACCGTTACCTTAAACACTGTCAGGAGTACGCCCACAATTACGGCATCCGGCCCAAAGACATCCATGTACGACCCGGCCCGGCAGAATCACTGATCCCGGAGCTTGGCCGTGAACTGCAGGCTGACCTGCTGATTGTGGGCACCCAGGCCAGAACCGGCCTGCCTGCCGTCGCTCTTGGCAATACTGCAGAACAGCTGATTTCAGATATTGATACCGACCTGCTTGTTGTACAACCCAGACATCACATGATCCCACTGGAACGAGAGCTGGAAAGATAA
- a CDS encoding IS1380 family transposase produces MNKFTQEQLRFHPSNGKTIRADFNGGELSSDFGALMLRETMLHSGIISRLTDGIDDKRHQSYIDHTLQELIAQRVLQMACGYEDANDSNHLRKDPIFKLANGRNPLDDDNHLASAPTYTRLGQSMTKRDIYNMTKALADHFISSYEYPPLAIIIDLDHTPAITHGGQQMNLFNAKYQDYCYLPLMIFEGLSGKLITSILRPGKTPTGRENAAILQRLIKLIRTRWPKTHLLVRGDSHFAQPELMQVVQDDPHSDYVLGKGAGHKTALRPKAKELLDEARKALDVKTGLAKLNNMPEPERLRLYGETDYQAKSWKGLDTRIIYKAEVNQKGDNPRFIVTSMMEASPEEIYEDLYCPRGQDENFIKHLKSDLSGDRLSDQGFLANHLRMFYACAAYVLHYELRTKALKGTELEKAQPSTVITKLCKVAVKVVEYKDRIKLHLPRSCPIKGLLQHITEVFYSMPLPRPG; encoded by the coding sequence ATGAACAAATTTACACAAGAACAGCTTCGTTTTCACCCCTCCAACGGAAAAACTATCCGGGCAGACTTCAATGGCGGAGAATTATCCTCTGATTTTGGCGCCCTGATGCTACGTGAAACAATGCTTCACAGCGGTATCATATCCAGGCTGACTGACGGCATTGACGATAAACGTCATCAATCCTACATCGACCACACCCTGCAAGAACTCATTGCCCAAAGAGTTTTGCAAATGGCCTGTGGTTATGAAGATGCAAACGACAGCAACCATCTGCGTAAAGACCCAATCTTTAAGCTTGCCAATGGAAGAAACCCACTGGACGATGATAACCATCTGGCTTCCGCTCCAACGTATACAAGGCTTGGTCAGTCCATGACCAAACGGGATATTTATAATATGACCAAAGCACTGGCTGATCACTTCATCAGCAGTTATGAATACCCGCCATTAGCCATCATTATCGACCTGGATCATACGCCTGCTATCACCCATGGCGGCCAGCAGATGAACCTGTTCAACGCCAAATATCAAGACTACTGTTACTTGCCCTTAATGATCTTTGAGGGGCTCAGCGGCAAGCTGATCACTTCGATCCTGCGTCCTGGAAAAACACCCACAGGCCGAGAGAATGCAGCTATTCTCCAGCGCCTCATTAAGCTGATCCGTACAAGATGGCCGAAAACCCATTTACTGGTTCGTGGGGATAGCCACTTTGCCCAACCAGAGTTAATGCAGGTTGTTCAGGATGACCCTCACTCCGACTACGTGCTGGGAAAAGGCGCAGGACACAAGACGGCCTTGCGACCTAAAGCCAAAGAGTTGCTGGATGAAGCGCGGAAAGCTCTCGACGTTAAAACCGGGCTGGCAAAACTGAACAACATGCCAGAGCCTGAGCGACTCAGGCTCTACGGAGAAACGGACTATCAGGCAAAAAGCTGGAAAGGGCTGGACACCCGGATAATCTATAAGGCAGAGGTCAACCAGAAAGGCGACAATCCCCGCTTTATTGTGACTTCGATGATGGAGGCTTCCCCCGAGGAAATATATGAAGACCTTTATTGTCCCAGAGGGCAGGATGAGAACTTCATTAAGCATCTGAAAAGTGATTTGTCCGGTGATCGCTTGTCAGATCAAGGCTTTCTGGCAAATCACCTGAGAATGTTTTACGCCTGCGCTGCTTATGTTCTTCACTATGAGCTGAGAACCAAGGCACTGAAAGGTACGGAGCTGGAAAAGGCACAGCCATCAACCGTGATCACAAAACTTTGTAAGGTCGCGGTTAAAGTGGTTGAGTATAAAGACCGAATCAAACTTCACTTGCCCCGCAGCTGTCCAATAAAAGGGCTTTTGCAGCATATAACCGAAGTCTTTTATTCAATGCCGCTGCCTCGACCGGGATAG
- a CDS encoding transposase, with the protein MNQFDDKSESISLPAKRKSASAPAFDVRTHLYRVTGVDLTSIEGIEENTALKVVSEIGTDMSRWPTVKHFCSWLGLSPGNKISGGKVLSSKTKRIPNRAASALRMAALTLVSSKSALGAYYRRMRSKLGAPKAITATAHKLARLIYSMLKNGSEYVDRGQDYYEEQYRDRVIKNMRKRAEDMGYKLVEIETAAPS; encoded by the coding sequence TTGAACCAGTTTGATGATAAGTCCGAGAGTATCTCTCTGCCTGCAAAACGCAAATCAGCCAGCGCCCCTGCTTTTGATGTAAGAACTCACCTTTACCGGGTGACAGGGGTAGATCTGACATCGATTGAGGGAATAGAGGAAAATACCGCCCTGAAGGTAGTTTCTGAAATTGGTACAGACATGAGTCGCTGGCCGACAGTGAAGCACTTTTGTTCCTGGCTGGGACTGAGCCCGGGAAACAAGATATCAGGAGGCAAAGTGTTGAGCAGCAAGACCAAAAGAATCCCTAACCGGGCCGCTTCTGCTCTGCGTATGGCTGCACTGACTCTGGTGAGTTCGAAAAGTGCGCTGGGAGCCTATTATCGTCGAATGAGAAGTAAGCTGGGGGCACCAAAAGCGATTACAGCGACTGCACATAAACTTGCCCGGCTGATTTACAGCATGCTGAAAAACGGCTCAGAGTACGTAGATAGAGGTCAGGATTACTACGAGGAGCAATACCGTGACCGAGTCATTAAAAACATGAGAAAGCGCGCTGAAGACATGGGTTACAAACTGGTCGAAATTGAAACAGCCGCACCATCTTGA
- a CDS encoding IS30 family transposase, translating into MAYTHLSSEERYYIETELKNGTSQNKIAKKLGRSQPTVSREVNRNKGQRGYRHQQANRTARQRHKDKPKAIKLTDDIKQRISNDIRSDWSPEQVAGRLEKDGVIKLHHETIYQFVADDKRRGGSLYKHLRHQKKTYRKRYGSAHNRTGIPNRVGIEERPEVVNNRERVGDWEADTVIGKNHKGAIATLDERKTKLRLAVPLPGKKAKAVKQGIIDVLKPLKRFVKTITYDNGKEFVQHESIAKALKCDSYFAAPYHSWERGQNENANGLLRQYFPKSMELNGVTEKDVIIAVDKLNNRPRKCLGYKTPYEAFKESTGIDARKVMGYALMT; encoded by the coding sequence ATGGCCTATACACACCTGAGCTCTGAAGAGAGATATTATATCGAAACTGAACTCAAAAATGGGACTTCACAAAACAAAATTGCTAAAAAGCTTGGCCGTTCACAGCCTACCGTGTCGCGAGAAGTAAACCGCAATAAAGGGCAAAGAGGGTACAGGCACCAACAGGCTAATCGCACAGCTCGGCAGCGGCACAAAGATAAGCCAAAAGCTATTAAGCTGACAGACGACATTAAACAACGTATTTCAAACGATATCCGTTCAGATTGGAGTCCTGAACAAGTGGCTGGAAGGCTTGAAAAGGACGGTGTAATCAAGCTGCATCATGAGACGATTTATCAATTTGTAGCGGATGATAAACGGCGCGGAGGCTCGCTCTATAAGCACTTGAGGCACCAGAAAAAAACTTATCGAAAGCGATACGGTTCAGCTCATAACCGAACCGGTATACCAAATCGGGTTGGCATTGAAGAACGCCCCGAAGTGGTCAACAACAGAGAGCGAGTTGGTGACTGGGAAGCTGATACTGTAATAGGTAAAAATCATAAAGGAGCCATCGCTACATTAGATGAACGAAAAACCAAGCTTCGCCTTGCTGTCCCTCTACCAGGCAAGAAGGCAAAAGCGGTTAAACAGGGAATAATTGACGTACTCAAGCCTCTGAAAAGGTTTGTAAAGACAATAACATACGACAATGGAAAGGAGTTTGTTCAGCATGAATCAATTGCCAAAGCTTTAAAATGTGACAGCTACTTTGCTGCCCCCTACCATTCTTGGGAAAGAGGCCAGAATGAGAATGCTAATGGTTTGCTAAGGCAGTATTTCCCCAAGTCGATGGAGCTTAATGGCGTGACAGAAAAAGATGTCATCATTGCAGTGGATAAGCTGAACAACAGGCCAAGAAAGTGCCTGGGCTACAAGACTCCTTATGAGGCATTTAAAGAGTCAACTGGAATAGATGCAAGAAAAGTCATGGGTTATGCACTTATGACTTGA